A genome region from Penicillium psychrofluorescens genome assembly, chromosome: 3 includes the following:
- a CDS encoding uncharacterized protein (ID:PFLUO_005771-T1.cds;~source:funannotate) codes for MKAKALREQREAERAKVATAPTSSRTAHPTGGVKRSFNSMTSSDPPATMRNARTNTASSELDAIKPARNFTRYVDYDFSKMTDTKGGFLTQEDDPFNKALHVTDGKEQKPAHMTQKEWERHQLLESLRRNREGPFEPGLSVLDDKSQQKRCRECGSLEIDWKWEEMLRCCICHSCKDKYPEKYSLLTKTEAKEDYLLTDPELRDEELLPHLERPNPHKSTWNNMMLYLRYQVEEYALSSRKWGSAEALDAEFEQRESDKKRRREAKFKTKLQDLKKRTRVEAYRRSRQGASGGEFGDDLSNGRKHVHQWGRPVDNPETGIPVKTCVDCGMEVEELEF; via the exons ATGAAAGCCAAAGCCCTCCGAGAACAGCGCGAGGCCGAACGGGCCAAAGTCGCCACTGCTCCGACCTCTTCCCGCACAGCACATCCCACTGGCGGCGTCAAGCGCTCCTTCAACTCAATGACATCCTCAGATCCACCGGCAACCATGCGCAACGCGCGCACAAATACGGCCTCGTCGGAACTCGACGCCATCAAGCCTGCCCGCAACTTCACGCGATACGTCGACTACGACTTTAGCAAAATGACCGATACCAAGGGCGGATTCTTGACGCAGGAGGACGACCCATTCAACAAAGCGCTCCACGTAACGGATGGAAAGGAACAGAAGCCGGCACACATGACACAGAAGGAATGGGAACGCCATCAGTTGCTTGAATCGTTGCGGCGGAATCGCGAGGGGCCTTTTGAGCCCGGGCTCAGCGTCCTGGATGATAAAAGTCAGCAGAAAAGGTGTCGTGAATGCGGCAGTCTCGAAATTGATTGGAAGTGGGAGGAGATGTTGCGGTGTTGCATTTGCCACTCCTGCAAAGACAAGTACCCCGAAAAATACAGCCTCTTGACCAAGACGGAGGCAAAGGAGGACTATCTCCTGACTGATC CGGAGCTTCGGGATGAAGAGCTCCTTCCGCATCTGGAACGTCCCAACCCGCATAAATCGACCTGGAACAACATGATGCTGTATCTTCGATATCAAGTCGAAGAATATGCACTTTCGTCCAGAAAATGGGGCTCTGCGGAAGCGCTGGACGCCGAGTTTGAGCAACGCGAGAGTGATAAGAAACGGCGGCGAGAGGCCAAATTCAAGACCAAGTTGCAGGACCTGAAGAAACGCACGCGCGTCGAAGCCTACCGGCGCAGTCGACAAGGTGCATCGGGAGGAGAGTTTGGTGACGACCTCAGCAATGGGCGCAAACACGTCCATCAATGGGGCCGGCCAGTTGACAACCCGGAAACCGGCATTCCGGTCAAAACGTGTGTGGATTGTGGcatggaggtggaagaaCTGGAGTTCTAG
- a CDS encoding uncharacterized protein (ID:PFLUO_005768-T1.cds;~source:funannotate) — protein MVLRKSPPPRLENISNKWTTRSEPRSTTSPASSLPSPGQLARLNRIPSQDSIYSPDLNTSPAFDLMPLEEAQKSPMGSPTGYPQSPWPDDIQDRTAQHRPGSAQEETTSDGSGHLVPAVLRAGPQPGPAADEWRGSTPDPSNGVPPVQLRSNNPFLKPRTSQPGQDLSDESQRDSHATSSSGPLSQSEGYIPMTARLSLWDKHEQETWADRQASSAQDPGLPGDHQHGPDSQFPAQPARQYSDPQSIYFEGEKTNPYTPSVVVTPDLSNKDPFDAQQTQQPHAPSKLTSEAGIHTPSATISSATTATSHELIDFDGTDHLGVETRSYGAASSVYSSEGGGDGTNERELLDTPELERASYFSKVNTELQKLSAQRTSISAAEAARQKEQRSETYAIRHVNWKDQMDQLQESSILVQNKNGPCPLLALINALVLRADPKTPTPILKALQTREQISLGLLIEAMFEELTMCLSPDEEFPDIEALAQFLTMLHTGMNVNPRLTLESADSLGSFFQTSDLRLYSTFRVPLIHGWLASWSSPTHEAMTRVAQYHEDIQLLQFRKQELEERVMRDESLTSEEEQAMADIQTILSFVGIETATQLSPFGLTQLTSKLAPGSVSILFRNDHFSTLYKHPTSHQLYSLVTDAGYANHAEVVWESLVDVTGFNAGFLSGDFRPVGNDPSATSDPAGPRTSSTTANRPPATGEDPEGKLSSQEQSDADYAYALSLQFQEEEQRENAGNGRRTSSQPSPSMTNPPNRTSSAAQPATGPDPNDPNAPPPSYEQAANRPAYLPPQQRRYPDTPTSRNRHSQGHLPRRSPGPVPAGHYDRNRDRNKDCIVM, from the exons ATGGTGCTACGCAAGTCGCCCCCACCACGTCTTGAGAACATCTCCAACAAGTGGACTACGCGGTCCGAGCCTCGGTCGACCACTTCCCCCGCGAGCTCTCTTCCCTCGCCCGGACAGCTCGCGCGCCTGAATCGCATCCCCTCCCAGGACTCTATATACTCCCCCGACCTCAATACATCACCCGCGTTCGACCTCATGCCGCTCGAAGAAGCACAAAAGTCCCCGATGGGTTCACCCACCGGATACCCCCAAAGCCCCTGGCCCGATGACATTCAGGATCGAACGGCTCAGCATCGCCCGGGTTCCGCGCAGGAAGAAACAACATCGGATGGTAGCGGCCACTTGGTTCCGGCCGTCCTGCGGGCCGGTCCACAACCAGGGCCGGCAGCCGATGAATGGCGCGGATCAACTCCAGATCCCTCCAACGGGGTGCCCCCGGTGCAGTTGCGGTCGAATAATCCGTTCCTGAAGCCGCGGACGTCGCAGCCCGGCCAGGACCTGAGCGACGAGAGCCAGCGTGATTCGCATGCCACGTCTAGTAGTGGGCCGCTTAGCCAAT CGGAAGGCTATATTCCCATGACCGCACGACTGTCTCTTTGGGACAAGCACGAACAAGAGACGTGGGCTGACCGTCAAGCTTCCTCTGCGCAAGATCCTGGGCTCCCGGGTGACCATCAGCACGGTCCGGATAGCCAATTCCCGGCTCAACCGGCCAGGCAGTACTCGGACCCCCAGTCGATTTACTTTGAAGGGGAAAAAACAAACCCATATACCCCATCCGTTGTTGTGACCCCCGACCTATCCAATAAAGACCCATTCGACGCACAGCAGACCCAACAACCGCACGCTCCCAGCAAACTCACCTCAGAAGCCGGAATCCATACCCCGTCGGCCACAATCTCCAGTGCAACCACGGCAACCTCCCACGAACTCATTGATTTCGATGGCACGGATCACCTAGGCGTCGAAACTAGGTCTTACGGTGCCGCATCGTCTGTGTACTCAtccgagggcggcggcgatgggaCCAACGAAAGGGAGCTTTTGGACACCCCAGAGCTAGAAAGGGCCTCGTATTTCTCCAAGGTCAATACGGAGCTGCAAAAGTTGTCGGCGCAAAGGACGAGCATCTCTGCTGCAGAGGCCGCGCGACAGAAAGAGCAAAGGTCCGAGACTTATGCCATTCGACATGTCAACTGGAAAGACCAGATGGACCAACTGCAGGAATCCTCAATTCTTGTTCAGAACAAGAACGGGCCATGCCCACTGCTTGCATTGATCAATGCTTTAGTGCTGCGCGCCGACCCTAAAACACCAACGCCGATTCTCAAAGCGCTGCAAACCCGCGAGCAAATCTCGTTGGGGCTGCTGATTGAAGCAATGTTCGAGGAATTGACCATGTGTCTGAGTCCCGATGAGGAGTTTCCGGATATTGAAGCCCTAGCCCAATTCTTGACCATGTTGCATACCGGCATGAATGTCAACCCGCGCTTGACTCTG GAATCTGCCGACTCATTAGGCTCGTTTTTTCAAACTAGCGACCTTCGACTGTATAGTACATTCAGGGTGCCTTTGATCCATGGCTGGCTTGCTTCATGGTCTAGTCCGACTCACGAAGCCATGACTCGAGTCGCTCAATATCATGAGGATATCCAGCTCTTGCAATTCCGCAAACAAGAGCTCGAGGAGCGCGTAATGCGTGATGAGTCTCTCACATCAGAGGAAGAGCAGGCTATGGCAGACATCCAAACGATCCTGTCGTTTGTGGGCATCGAAACCGCCACGCAATTAAGTCCCTTCGGTCTGACGCAACTAACGTCAAAATTGGCTCCCGGCTCAGTCTCCATCCTCTTCCGCAACGACCATTTCTCTACCCTTTACAAGCATCCAACGTCGCATCAACTCTACAGTCTGGTCACCGACGCAGGCTATGCAAACCACGCCGAGGTCGTTTGGGAATCCCTCGTCGATGTAACCGGTTTCAACGCAGGGTTTCTCTCTGGTGACTTTCGTCCTGTTGGGAACGACCCATCGGCCACCTCCGATCCTGCTGGTCCACGCACATCTAGTACAACTGCCAACCGCCCTCCTGCTACGGGTGAAGATCCGGAAGGGAAGCTATCTTCCCAGGAGCAGAGCGATGCAGATTATGCCTACGCGCTTTCTCTCCAGTTtcaagaggaagaacaacGTGAGAATGCCGGGAACGGTCGCCGTACCTCCAGTCAACCTTCCCCTAGCATGACCAATCCACCCAACCGGACATCCAGTGCTGCCCAACCGGCCACTGGCCCTGATCCGAACGACCCCAAcgcccctcctccttcgTACGAACAGGCGGCCAATCGCCCGGCATATTTACCACCACAGCAGAGGAGATACCCGGATACACCGACGAGTCGAAATCGGCACTCGCAAGGCCACCTCCCTCGCCGATCTCCGGGTCCCGTCCCCGCGGGGCATTATGATCGAAATCGAGATCGGAACAAAGATTGCATCGTTATGTGA
- a CDS encoding uncharacterized protein (ID:PFLUO_005770-T1.cds;~source:funannotate), with amino-acid sequence MDDSSKEAPFNAPFEKQPFPSLSEDDLASPDGPGSYVEEDGSVTSPGYEEVEVEDDADFQSHYSENQSFSDSGDEDDGIGMHPSLRQSNSSLHGPNAFAPPFYNRPPTPLPPSPSLTSLLRPPFSTTTSRPTTPDSSDVETPNDTEAAVAKSARRATTVPRASPKVPTYEYYGFVLYLASSLAFLIYILWSYLPSPFLHQLGIYYYPNRWWSLAIPAWLVALIIYIYVALASYNTGYLTLPMNSVENIVDDVANVAVIDGKARRRPGGAAKMKPGATSYQIMGPQNRKVSWQEIWNEGTDAVMDVPVGGVCEVLYGQDRNDDLELSSQTAGYRRSSFS; translated from the exons ATGGACGATTCATCAAAAGAGGCGCCTTTCAATGCACCTTTTGAGAAGCAGCCATTCCCGTCCCTGTCAGAAGATGACCTCGCCTCCCCAGATGGGCCAGGAAGCTACGTCGAAGAGGACGGCAGCGTCACCTCTCCAGGCtacgaggaggtcgaggtggaggatgatgccgactTCCAATCGCATTACTCCGAAAACCAATCGTTCTCGGACTCcggggatgaagatgatggtaTTGGAATGCACCCTTCGCTCCGACAGTCCAACAGCTCGCTCCATGGACCCAATGCTTTTGCGCCTCCCTTCTACAACCGGCCACCGACGCCCCTGCCGCCATCACCCTCGCTGACCTCTCTCCTCCGGCCACCATTctcaaccaccacctcgcgCCCAACGACGCCGGACAGCTCCGATGTGGAAACCCCGAACGACACTGAAGCCGCCGTCGCCAAGTCCGCTCGTCGCGCAACCACCGTCCCGCGGGCCAGTCCCAAGGTTCCCACCTACGAGTACTACGGTTTCGTCCTCTATCTGGCTTCCTCTCTGGCGTTTT TGATATACATTCTGTGGTCGTATCTTCCATCCCCGTTTCTTCACCAACTCGGCATCTACTACTATCCCAACCGTTGGTGGTCGCTGGCAATCCCAGCGTGGCTAGTGGCTTTGATCATCTACATCTACGTGGCACTAGCATCGTACAACACCGGTTACTTGACCCTGCCTATGAATAGCGTGGAGAATATTGTGGACGACGTCGCCAACGTCGCAGTCATTGACGGGAAAGCGCGACGACGACCTGGGGGAGCAGCAAAGATGAAACCGGGTGCGACGTCCTATCAGATCATGGGTCCTCAGAATCGCAAGGTGAGCTGGCAAGAGATCTGGAACGAAGGCACCGATGCGGTTATGGATGTGCCGGTGGGGGGCGTGTGTGAGGTGCTGTATGGCCAAGATCGGAACGACGACTTGGAACTCTCTTCGCAGACGGCGGGTTACCGGCGGTCTTCCTTCTCATAG
- a CDS encoding uncharacterized protein (ID:PFLUO_005769-T1.cds;~source:funannotate) — MEDNHVLHHSSLDGYLFLRFLRVLCTISFVGMLITWPILLPIHATGGNGNSQLNSLSFSNIANPTKYYANVLVGCVYFTFVFYVVTRESLFYANLRQAYLNSPAYSSRMSSRTVLFMNVPPDYRNEKRLRQVFGDSIRRIWITSECEELDKLVTERDKFSYKLEGAETKLIRKANKYRIDALKKGKTSADTCQDCESNDPFANTTVKRPTHRLKLLFGKKVDSIHWYRSELARVTEEATVLQQKHLEGEAKQLSAVFIEFSSQSQAQVALQTLSHHQPFHMAPRFIGISPQEVVWGALNLSWWQRIVRRFAVQGGIAALVIFWSFPAAVVGAISNITYLCKLLPFLGWILHLPSILKGAIQGLLPSAALVLLMSLVPIICRICARKAGVPSLARVELFTQSAHFVFQVVQVFLVTTLTSAASAATEQIIRNPLSAKDLLAKNLPKATNFYISYFLLQGLSTSSLALVQVGSALVFKFITTFFAYSPRHLFERWAELGGVSWGNVFPVFTNMGVIALAYSCIAPLILAFSFIGLYLVYQAYRYNFLFVYDLNIDTKGLVYPRALQHLLTGVYLAEICLIGLCAIKGAIGPVVIMVLFTIGTLLAHMSLNEAVAPLNTYLPRTLDAEEEELLAKEDAVAEINESRRQSRRAAAIWNWFHPNVHKDYAKLCRKVRRNIAPIQYTPEQMSTAYYEPCIASPPATLWIPRDRWGFSHHEVSETDPIIPITDEGAHLDNKNKIIWDKYDPKLPLRERKTLY; from the exons ATGGAGGACAACCATGTGCTTCACCACTCCTCCTTGGATGGGTATCTGTTCCTGCGGTTTCTGCGCGTACTGTGCACGATCTCCTTTGTCGGAATGCTCATCACATGGCCCATTCTGCTCCCGATTCATGCCACTGGCGGCAATGGGAACAGCCAGCTCAACAGTCTCAGCTTCAGCAATATCGCGAACCCCACTAAGTACTATGCCAACGTTTTGGTGGGGTGTGTCTACTTCA CGTTTGTGTTCTACGTGGTGACCCGGGAGAGCTTGTTTTATGCGAATCTGCGCCAGGCCTATCTTAACTCCCCCGCCTACTCTTCTCGAATGTCGTCGAGAACGGTGCTCTTCATGAACGTGCCACCCGATTACAGGAACGAAAAGAGGCTGCGACAAGTATTTGGCGATTCAATCCGTCGGATCTGGATCACATCAGAATgcgaggagctggacaaGTTGGTCACCGAGCGTGACAAATTCTCTTACAAACTAGAAGGGGCCGAAACCAAGCTGATCAGAAAGGCGAACAAGTACCGAATTGATGCTttgaagaaagggaagacCTCTGCCGACACATGCCAGGATTGCGAGTCGAACGATCCCTTTGCAAACACCACTGTCAAGCGGCCCACCCACCGGCTCAAACTATTATTTGGCAAGAAAGTTGACTCTATCCACTGGTATCGGTCGGAACTGGCCAGGGTGACCGAGGAGGCTACAGTTCTCCAACAGAAGCACCTCGAAGGCGAGGCTAAGCAGTTGTCTGCCGTTTTTATCGAATTCAGCTCGCAATCTCAAGCTCAGGTTGCGCTGCAGACTTTATCTCACCATCAGCCCTTCCACATGGCACCACGCTTCATTGGTATCTCGCCGCAGGAGGTTGTCTGGGGGGCATTGAATCTCAGCTGGTGGCAACGTATTGTTCGCCGGTTCGCTGTCCAGGGAGGAATCGCTGCATTGGTCATCTTCTGGTCGTTTCCCGCTGCCGTCGTCGGTGCCATCTCGAACATTACCTACCTTTGCAAGTTGCTTCCGTTCCTGGGGTGgattctccatctcccctCGATTCTGAAGGGCGCTATTCAAGGACTGCTGCCGTCGGCTGCTCTGGTTTTGCTGATGTCTTTGGTGCCAATTATCTGTCGAA TCTGCGCTCGCAAAGCAGGAGTGCCCTCACTGGCGCGAGTGGAGCTTTTCACTCAAAGCGCCCATTTCGTCTTCCAAGTGGTCCAAGTCTTCCTGGTGACGACCCTAACATCGGCTGCGTCGGCGGCCACGGAGCAGATTATCAGGAATCCTCTTTCTGCCAAGGACCTTCTGGCCAAGAATCTTCCCAAAGCAACCAATTTTTATATTTCCTATTTCCTCCTGCAAGGGCTGAGCACCAGCTCACTTGCTCTGGTCCAAGTTGGCAGCGCCTTGGTGTTCAAGTTCATCACCACTTTCTTTGCGTACTCTCCGCGCCATCTTTTCGAGCGTTGGGCAGAGCTCGGCGGCGTGAGCTGGGGAAATGTCTTTCCCGTTTTCACGAACATGGGTGTGATTG CACTGGCATACTCCTGCATTGCGCCGCTGATTCTCGCTTTTTCCTTTATTGGCTTGTATTTGGTGTATCAAGCCTACCGATATAATTTCCTGTTTGTATACGACCTCAACATCGACACCAAGGGCCTCGTGTACCCACGAGCGCTGCAACATCTCCTCACTGGCGTCTACCTGGCTGAAATCTGCCTGATCGGCCTATGTGCAATCAAAGGTGCCATTGGGCCTGTGGTCATCATGGTACTATTTACCATTGGGACACTTTTGGCTCATATGTCCCTCAACGAAGCGGTAGCCCCGCTGAACACGTATCTGCCGAGGACCCTggatgcagaagaggaagaactGCTAGCAAAGGAAGATGCCGTGGCCGAGATCAACGAATCGCGCCGCCAATCACGGCGCGCAGCGGCAATCTGGAATTGGTTCCACCCGAACGTGCACAAAGACTATGCCAAACTATGCCGCAAGGTACGGCGCAACATTGCCCCAATCCAGTATACTCCAGAGCAGATGAGCACAGCGTACTACGAACCGTGCATCGCGTCGCCTCCAGCGACGCTATGGATCCCGCGTGACCGGTGGGGATTCAGTCACCACGAAGTCAGTGAGACGGATCCGATTATCCCCATTACGGATGAGGGTGCCCACCTGGACAATAAGAACAAGATCATCTGGGATAAATATGACCCGAAACTCCCGTTACGGGAGAGGAAGACTCTTTATTAA
- a CDS encoding uncharacterized protein (ID:PFLUO_005772-T1.cds;~source:funannotate), with product MAGVGGMPGAMGDGPSSGGHPQGTEYTLQGVMRFLQTEWHRHERDRNAWEIERAEMKSRIGRLEGDLRTSKRLHESLSKHVRLLETALKKEREKTKKLSNNEKIELPQDSKEIARESVQFLKEQRSKPSSDLGADQEDDRPDQFEFRQDDEREKSRVYLSKCAQEVAYHVIPTSHPAPDMSDPDLSSHLYGNQHLSQQNLEEVYLQQQRQKANNVMAREAVLQNHQAAGSHYAENAAMSRADNQYGHPSIPHEAMERRSLESQQTPITAIDNRRQTYEQGLVDDRGMEPNTQGSHVVVKEGNERMEDMDGWNFDDTVEQEPTNESIPPHRPDTDAFPNANFVRTKSPPRSGSLSHRRKSSGARRKSDGTVDAGATFGQQQDTNFKVRFALRGHLDVIRSVIFTGGGSPSEPEICTCSDDGSIKRWIIPATYGGFGAHGPNSSNDLDITSYFTHRGHVGAVTSLAACSPSQNISNGGRVFGDGWVFSGGQDASVRVWERGRVDPKATLDGHTDAVWGLCVLPGTAGSVFGDACSHYGGPDRILLASGAADGRILIWAVSAPPQLSSPQAGSRRQGGSRRANSISSGSNFPSSPQPSIATATPFNYTLVHHIVRSDSPSPTCISPLSLAGVNFVVSFSDASILVYDTRTGEEIAGMASLETYDGTPSTGVNSVVATTIGFDGSANLDPSRNMAEEEVVHGATGSSSVEGVIISGYEDRYIRFFDANSGQCTYTMLAHPAAIASLSLSPDGRELVSAGHDASLRFWNLEKRSCTQELTSHRLMRGEGVCTVVWSRDGRWVVSGGGDGVVKVFSR from the exons ATGGCTGGGGTCGGAGGAATGCCCGGGGCGATGGGCGATGGACCTTCCAGTGGCGGACACCCGCAGGGCACAGAATACACGTTGCAAG GTGTGATGCGATTCCTGCAGACAGAATGGCACCGGCACGAGCGCGACCGTAACGCGTGGGAAATCGAGCGTGCAGAGATGAAGTCTCGCATCGGTCGGCTAGAAGGTGATCTTCGGACGAGCAAGCGCCTACATGAGTCTCTCAGCAAGCATGTTCGCTTGCTGGAGACGGcgttgaagaaagagagggagaagacaaagaaacTGTCCAACAACGAGAAAATCGAGCTTCCCCAAGACTCGAAGGAGATTGCGCGCGAGAGTGTGCAATTCTTGAAAG AACAACGCTCCAAGCCAAGTTCAGACCTTGGCGCGGACCAAGAAGATGACCGGCCCGACCAGTTTGAATTCCGCCAGGACGACGAACGCGAAAAATCACGGGTCTATCTGTCCAAGTGCGCACAGGAGGTCGCGTACCACGTTATTCCCACATCCCACCCAGCTCCTGACATGAGTGACCCCGACCTTTCCAGCCATCTGTATGGAAACCAGCACCTCTCCCAACAGAACTTGGAGGAAGTGTACCTTCAGCAACAACGACAAAAGGCGAATAATGTCATGGCGCGCGAGGCGGTGCTTCAGAACCACCAGGCCGCGGGCTCGCACTACGCCGAGAACGCAGCCATGTCTCGCGCCGACAACCAGTATGGGCACCCGTCTATTCCTCACGAAGCAATGGAGCGGCGATCTTTGGAATCGCAGCAGACACCTATTACTGCGATCGACAACCGGAGACAGACATACGAACAAGGCTTGGTCGATGATCGTGGCATGGAACCTAATACTCAAGGATCCCACGTGGTGGTCAAGGAGGGCAATGAGCGGatggaagacatggatggGTGGAATTTTGACGACACGGTGGAACAGGAACCGACAAACGAGTCCATTCCTCCCCATCGTCCTGATACAGACGCGTTCCCAAACGCCAACTTTGTTCGTACCAAGTCGCCCCCGAGAAGTGGCTCGCTGTCCCACCGGCGGAAGAGCTCTGGTGCCCGGCGGAAGAGTGATGGCACCGTTGATGCTGGCGCAACATTTGGACAGCAGCAAGATACAAACTTCAAGGTTCGATTCGCGCTCCGTGGTCACCTCGATGTCATTCGCTCTGTCATTTTTACGGGCGGCGGCAGCCCATCGGAGCCCGAGATCTGCACGTGCAGTGACGACGGATCGATCAAGCGATGGATCATCCCGGCTACCTACGGTGGCTTCGGAGCGCATGGCCCCAATTCCAGCAACGATCTCGATATCACTAGCTATTTTACGCACCGCGGCCATGTGGGCGCCGTGACCTCGCTCGCGGCTTGCTCTCCGTCGCAGAATATCTCTAACGGCGGCCGTGTCTTCGGCGACGGATGGGTGTTTTCTGGTGGTCAAGATGCCAGCGTGCGCGTATGGGAACGGGGTCGCGTTGACCCCAAGGCTACCTTGGACGGACATACAGACGCGGTGTGGGGGCTCTGTGTCCTCCCGGGGACAGCGGGCTCTGTCTTTGGTGACGCGTGCAGCCATTACGGTGGACCGGACCGCATCCTGCTGGCATCCggtgctgctgatggccgCATTCTAATCTGGGCTGTCAGTGCCCCTCCTCAACTCTCTTCACCCCAGGCCGGGTCGCGTCGCCAGGGTGGAAGCCGTCGTGCAAACTCGATCTCCTCTGGATCCAATTtcccatcttctccgcaaCCCAGTATCGCCACTGCGACACCCTTCAACTACACCCTTGTTCACCACATCGTTCGCAGCGACTCGCCCTCTCCAACTTGCATCAGCCCCCTGTCTCTTGCCGGAGTTAACTTTGTTGTTTCCTTCTCGGATGCGTCCATCCTCGTCTACGATACACGGACgggcgaggagattgcggGCATGGCCAGCCTTGAAACATACGATGGCACTCCCTCCACTGGAGTCAACTCTGTGGTCGCTACAACCATTGGCTTCGACGGTTCGGCCAACCTGGACCCAAGTCGGAATatggcggaggaggaagtcgTTCACGGTGCCACCGGTTCTAGTAGTGTGGAGGGTGTGATTATCAGTGGTTACGAGGACCGGTACATTCGTTTCTTTGATGCTAATAGTG GTCAATGCACGTACACCATGCTGGCCCATCCGGCCGCGATTGCGTCCCTGTCGTTGTCTCCAGATGGACGTGAACTCGTCTCAGCCGGTCACGATGCAAGCTTGCGGTTCTGGAACCTCGAGAAGCGCAGCTGCACACAGGAACTGACCAGTCACCGGTTGATGCGCGGTGAGGGCGTCTGTACCGTCGTCTGGAGCCGTGATGGTCGCTGGGtcgtcagcggcggcggtgatggcgtGGTCAAGGTCTTTTCGAGGTGA